A section of the Castanea sativa cultivar Marrone di Chiusa Pesio chromosome 12, ASM4071231v1 genome encodes:
- the LOC142620391 gene encoding uncharacterized protein LOC142620391 has translation MVNAIAHETSKAIIEDLGNGFFSILVDESRDISVKEQMTLVLRYVNKQEIIIERFLGIVHVASTTALSLKCAIEGLLCEHNLSLSRLRGQGYDGASNMQVSKQRLQMMRDDEWTSLLTEVSSFCATHEILILNMDEIFVVSGRPRRNTQQNTNLHHYRVELFYTVKDMQLQELNNRFSEVNTDLLICMACLNPSNSFVAYDKEKLIHLAKFYPYDFPGTDILALDSQLHNFIFDMRNNDLFLEL, from the exons ATGGTGAATGCAATTGCACATGAAACATCCAAAGCCATCATCGAGGATCTTGGCAAtgggttcttttcaatattagttgatgagtCACGTGATATCTCAGTGAAAGAACAAATGACACTCGTTCTTCGTTATGTGAacaaacaagaaattattatagAGCGGTTCCTTGGTATTGTACATGTAGCAAGTACCACCGCTTTGTCACTCAAATGTGCTATTGAAGgtttactttgtgaacataatttgagtttatcgaGACTACGTGGGCAAGGTTATGACGGAGCTAGTAATATGCAAG TGTCTAAGCAACGATTGCAAATGATGAGAGATGATGAATGGACATCTTTATTGACTGAAGTGTCTTCATTTTGTGCCACACATGAAATTCTTATCttgaacatggatgaaatatttgtagttagtgGGAGGCCGCGACGCAACacccaacaaaatacaaatttacatcattatcgTGTTGAGCTATTCTACACAGTCAAAGATATGCAACTTCAAGAGCTAAACAATCGTTTTTCAGAGGTGAATACCGATTTGCTAATTTGTATGGCTTGCTTGAATCCAAGTAATTCATTTGTGGCTTATGATAAGGAAAAGTTAATACATCTAGCAAAGTTCTATCCATATGATTTTCCTGGGACAGATATCTTGGCACTTGACTCTCAGcttcataatttcatttttgatatgCGCAACAATGACTTGTTTTTAGAGCTTTAA
- the LOC142620390 gene encoding uncharacterized protein LOC142620390, translated as MHVNKILKQIKDKHYHKWPRPLHSSPNVCDKKKYCRLHKDHGHYTKDCRDLKEHIEELIRRGKLQKFVKNGDSSKSRNDNKDKHEVVPRDEDNSSNHPQSAMGEIKTITEGPSTGGSFRSLRKAQQRWVNSIHRIQPLKQKRMDGDMIFSEEDARGVKQPHDDPLVIMLMIEGFNTRRILIDNGSSVDIIYLSAFQ; from the coding sequence ATGCATGTTAACAAAATCTTGAAGCAAATTAAGGACAAGCATTACCACAAATGGCCAAGACCGCTGCACTCATCCCCTAATGTGTGTGATAAGAAGAAGTATTGTCGTTTGCACAAGGATCATGGTCATTACACGAAAGATTGTAGGGACCTGAAGGAGCATATAGAAGAACTCATTCGGAGGGGGAAGTTGCAGAAGTTTGTGAAGAATGGGGATTCTAGTAAATCCAGGAATGATAACAAGGATAAGCACGAAGTTGTTCCGAGGGATGAAGACAACTCATCCAACCATCCACAAAGCGCAATGGGAGAAATAAAGACGATCACAGAAGGACCGTCCACAGGTGGGTCTTTCAGATCTCTCAGGAAGGCGCAACAAAGGTGGGTAAACAGCATCCACAGGATACAACCTTTGAAGCAGAAAAGGATGGACGGGGACATGATCTTCTCAGAAGAAGATGCCAGAGGAGTAAAACAGCCACATGACGACCCCCTGGTCATAATGCTTATGATAGAGGGGTTCAACACCAGGAGGATCCTCATAGACAACGGTAGCTCTGTGGACATCATCTATCTCTCTGCTTTCCAATAG
- the LOC142619114 gene encoding uncharacterized protein LOC142619114: protein MASEPREEGPSVQQSIQGPNEDTKSVDNLMKDAEQPVYKGCKNFSKLSFIRQLYHLKCLNGWCNESFTMLLQLLQDMLPSDAKVPKDSYEFEKIVKDLGLSNEKSHACPSGCTLLEKGNSNDEACSVCGFSKWATNGDDVQTDTNALSNKKKKKVAKILHGSTSSNKSGRSSSLRGVQISSEEYRQREKEEICEPKAGLSNIMEQMASFIQGMQQQSRTGFQGIDVGSGAQDKQYPHTQGSSVASHENEQQGNKTI from the exons ATGGCATCAGAACCACGAGAAGAAGGTCCAAGTGTACAACAATCTATACAAGGTCCCAATGAAGATACAAAATCGGTTGACAACTTGATGAAAGATGCTGAGCAGCCTGTATATAAAGGCTGCAAGAATTTTAGCAAATTATCATTCATTAGGCAGCTGTACCACTTGAAGTGTCTTAATGGTTGGTGCAACGAGTCATTTACCATGTTGCTTCAACTTCTGCAAGATATGCTTCCTTCTGATGCTAAGGTGCCAAAAGACTCTTATGAGTTTGAAAAGATTGTTAAGGATTTAGGTTTGAGTAATGAGAAGAGTCATGCTTGTCCCAGTGGTTGTACGTTATTGGAGAAGGGGAATTCCAATGATGAAGCTTGTTCAGTGTGTGGCTTTTCAAAGTGGGCAACAAATGGGGATGATGTTCAGACTGATACTAATGCTTTGtccaacaaaaagaagaagaaggttgcAAAGATCTTACATGGATCAACCTCTTCTAACAAAAGTGGCAGAAGTAGTTCATTGCGAGGGGTACAAATAAGTTCTGAAGAATACagacaaagagagaaagaagagatatGTGAGCCGAAGGCTGGATTGTCTAATATAATGGAACAAATGGCTAGCTTCATTCAAGGAATGCAACAACAATCTCGTACTGGTTTCCAg GGCATAGACGTGGGTAGTGGTGCTCAGGATAAACAATATCCACACACACAAGGATCATCAGTTGCTAGTCATGAGAATGAGCAGCAGG gTAATAAGACAATCTAG